From the genome of Carassius auratus strain Wakin chromosome 26, ASM336829v1, whole genome shotgun sequence, one region includes:
- the LOC113044622 gene encoding CD48 antigen-like isoform X4, translating to MSLPKYLTTVFCALFITIGAASGQEEKVYGEVGRSVSFGATSLNPPVSSIIWKQKSELVIKAIEWDEADGVNAPNPRFKDITTLDNTTGQITITTLKSEHSGIYTIDINSKEQGKRFMLEVLPPLPKPVIKIDRPDENSVFVYLICEYSETIIWYNSAGEKLDVKDHIPKGKFITVHKNGHPDDYYTCTIKNEVSEKTSDKVFRRDLFEEGGSPWIVPVVILILILVLIIVFVILYKVWETFHKIVHNNLKDTPCIVILNLLDGKNSEDIQSGEESTKMTNAQPDGEPTDPKPLESGEQNENSPKK from the exons atgtCGCTTCCGAAATACTTGACGACCGTCTTCTGTGCTTTGTTCATCACCATCGGAGCTGCTTCAG GTCAAGAAGAGAAAGTTTATGGTGAAGTCGGTCGTTCAGTGTCTTTTGGTGCGACCAGCTTAAATCCTCCTGTCAGCAGCATTATATGGAAACAAAAAAGTGAACTTGTTATAAAAGCGATTGAATGGGATGAAGCTGATGGTGTTAACGCCCCGAATCCGAGATTCAAAGACATCACAACTCTTGATAACACGACTGGACAAATCACTATAACTACATTAAAATCCGAGCATAGTGGAATTTATACCATCGACATCAACAGTAAAGAACAGGGAAAAAGATTCATGTTGGAAGTTTTGC caCCGCTCCCCAAACCTGTGATAAAAATAGATAGGCCCGATGAAAACtctgtttttgtgtatttaatcTGCGAGTACAGTGAAACAATCATCTGGTATAATTCTGCTGGAGAAAAACTGGATGTAAAAGATCACATTCCGAAAGGAAAGTTCATCACGGTTCACAAAAATGGACATCCAGACGACTACTACACATGCACAATCAAGAATGAAGTGAGTGAGAAAACCAGTGACAAGGTCTTTAGGAGAGATCTGTTTGAAG AGGGTGGATCTCCGTGGATAGTTCCCGTCGTCATCCTAATCTTGATACTGGTCctcattattgtttttgttatccTGTATAAGGTCTGGGAAACGTTTCATA AAATTGTTCACAACAATTTGAAAGACACACCATGCATAG TGATTCTGAACCTGCTGGATGGAAAGAATA GTGAAGATATACAGTCTGGTGAGGAATCAACAAAAATGAcca ATGCACAGCCTGATGGGGAACCAACCG ATCCAAAACCCCTGGAAAGTGGAGAACAGAATGAGAAttcacctaaaaaataa
- the LOC113044622 gene encoding CD48 antigen-like isoform X1, with product MSLPKYLTTVFCALFITIGAASGQEEKVYGEVGRSVSFGATSLNPPVSSIIWKQKSELVIKAIEWDEADGVNAPNPRFKDITTLDNTTGQITITTLKSEHSGIYTIDINSKEQGKRFMLEVLPPLPKPVIKIDRPDENSVFVYLICEYSETIIWYNSAGEKLDVKDHIPKGKFITVHKNGHPDDYYTCTIKNEVSEKTSDKVFRRDLFEEGGSPWIVPVVILILILVLIIVFVILYKVWETFHKIVHNNLKDTPCIVILNLLDGKNSEDIQSGEESTKMTNAQPDGEPTDAQPDGEPTDPKPLESGEQNENSPKK from the exons atgtCGCTTCCGAAATACTTGACGACCGTCTTCTGTGCTTTGTTCATCACCATCGGAGCTGCTTCAG GTCAAGAAGAGAAAGTTTATGGTGAAGTCGGTCGTTCAGTGTCTTTTGGTGCGACCAGCTTAAATCCTCCTGTCAGCAGCATTATATGGAAACAAAAAAGTGAACTTGTTATAAAAGCGATTGAATGGGATGAAGCTGATGGTGTTAACGCCCCGAATCCGAGATTCAAAGACATCACAACTCTTGATAACACGACTGGACAAATCACTATAACTACATTAAAATCCGAGCATAGTGGAATTTATACCATCGACATCAACAGTAAAGAACAGGGAAAAAGATTCATGTTGGAAGTTTTGC caCCGCTCCCCAAACCTGTGATAAAAATAGATAGGCCCGATGAAAACtctgtttttgtgtatttaatcTGCGAGTACAGTGAAACAATCATCTGGTATAATTCTGCTGGAGAAAAACTGGATGTAAAAGATCACATTCCGAAAGGAAAGTTCATCACGGTTCACAAAAATGGACATCCAGACGACTACTACACATGCACAATCAAGAATGAAGTGAGTGAGAAAACCAGTGACAAGGTCTTTAGGAGAGATCTGTTTGAAG AGGGTGGATCTCCGTGGATAGTTCCCGTCGTCATCCTAATCTTGATACTGGTCctcattattgtttttgttatccTGTATAAGGTCTGGGAAACGTTTCATA AAATTGTTCACAACAATTTGAAAGACACACCATGCATAG TGATTCTGAACCTGCTGGATGGAAAGAATA GTGAAGATATACAGTCTGGTGAGGAATCAACAAAAATGAcca ATGCACAGCCTGATGGGGAACCAACCG ATGCACAGCCTGATGGGGAACCAACCG ATCCAAAACCCCTGGAAAGTGGAGAACAGAATGAGAAttcacctaaaaaataa
- the LOC113044616 gene encoding sodium/potassium-transporting ATPase subunit alpha-1: MGLGTGNDKYKLAATSEDGVKKPKKGKKSKKDMDELKKEVELEDHKLTFEELNRKYGTDLTKGLTNFRAKEILDRDGPNALTPPVTTPEWVKFCRQLFGGFQTLLWIGAFLCFFAYTIQAASSEEPANDNLYLGLVLAFVVTVNGCFSYYQEAKSSRIMESFKNLVPQKALVVRDGEKKIIDAEEVVVGDLVEVKSGDRIPADIRVISAQGCKVDNSSLTGESEPQSRTPDFSSENPLETRNIAFFSTNCVDGTARGIVINTGDRTVMGRIASLASSLEGGQTPISREIEHFIHIITGVAVFLGLTFLILSLILGYTWLEGVIFLIGIIVANVPEGLPATVTVCLTLTAKRMAKKNCLVKNLEAVETLGSTTTICSDKTGTLTQNRMTVAHMWFDNHIHIADTTENQTGTSFEKSSATWAVLSRVAGLCNRAVFLSSQDHLPVLTRETAGDASESALLKCIELCCGSVTEMREKYPKVAEIPFNSTNKYQLSIHKNPNSSESKHLLLMKGAPERILDRCSTILIQGKEQALDDEMKDAFQNAYEELGGLGERVLGFCHFSLPDDQFPEGFAFDTEEVNFPTENLCFVGLMSMIDPPRAAVPDAVSKCRSAGIKVIMVTGDHPITAKAIAKGVGIISEGNETVDDIAARLKIPVEEVNPRDAKAIVIHGGELKNMTPEQLDEVLHHHTEIVFARTSPQQKLIIVEGCQRQGAIVAVTGDGVNDSPALKKADIGVAMGIAGSDVSKQAADMILLDDNFASIVTGVEEGRLIFDNLKKSIAYTLTSKIPEMSPFLFFVLVGIPLPLGTITILCIDLGTDMVPAISLAYETAESDIMKRQPRNAEKDRLVNERLISMSYGQIGMMQAVGGFFTYFVILAENGFLPKDLVGIRIGWEDRFVSDLEDSYGQQWTYERRKIVEYTCHTAFFTSIVIVQWTDLLICKTRRLSIFQQGMKNRVLTFGLCVETALAAFLSYCPGMDVAVRMYPMKPLWWFCAMPYSLLIFIYDEVRKYILRQNPGGWVELETYY, from the exons ATGGGGCTCGGG ACAGGGAATGATAAGTACAAATTGGCAGCAACATCAGAAGATGGAGTCAAAAAGCccaaaaaagggaaaaagagcAAAAAGGACATGGATGAACTGAAGAAAGAAGTGGAACTG GAAGATCACAAGTTGACCTTTGAAGAACTTAACCGAAAATACGGCACTGACCTAACCAAG GGTTTGACCAATTTTCGAGCAAAGGAAATCTTAGATCGTGATGGACCGAATGCCTTGACTCCACCTGTTACGACTCCAGAATGGGTCAAATTCTGCAGACAGCTGTTTGGGGGATTTCAGACACTGCTGTGGATTGGTGCATTTCTTTGCTTCTTTGCATATACGATCCAGGCTGCCTCGTCGGAAGAACCAGCAAATGACAAT CTGTATCTGGGACTTGTGCTTGCTTTCGTTGTCACAGTCAATGGATGTTTCTCATACTATCAAGAGGCCAAGAGCTCCAGGATCATGGAATCTTTTAAGAACCTTGTTCCTCag AAAGCCCTGGTTGTGCGTGATGGAGAGAAAAAGATCATTGACGCTGAGGAAGTAGTTGTAGGTGATCTTGTGGAGGTCAAAAGTGGAGACAGAATCCCAGCTGATATTCGTGTCATCTCTGCACAAGGATGCAAG GTGGACAACTCTTCCCTCACTGGAGAATCTGAGCCCCAGTCTCGTACTCCTGACTTCTCTAGTGAAAACCCCTTGGAGACaagaaacattgcatttttttctacCAACTGCGTTGATG GTACCGCCAGAGGGATTGTCATCAACACCGGTGACCGTACTGTCATGGGTCGTATTGCATCACTTGCCTCCAGTCTGGAAGGTGGACAGACACCAATTTCTAGAGAGATCGAGCACTTCATCCACATCATCACTGGTGTAGCTGTCTTCCTGGGTTTGACCTTCTTAATCCTGTCCCTGATTCTTGGCTACACCTGGTTGGAAGGGGTCATCTTCCTTATTGGTATCATTGTCGCTAATGTACCTGAAGGTCTCCCTGCCACTGTAACC GTGTGTCTAACTCTGACTGCCAAACGTATGGCAAAGAAGAACTGCCTGGTGAAGAATCTCGAAGCCGTGGAAACTCTTGGCTCAACGACAACCATCTGCTCGGACAAGACTGGTACTTTGACCCAGAACCGAATGACTGTCGCTCACATGTGGTTTGACAACCATATTCATATAGCAGACACCACAGAGAACCAAACTGGAACCTCATTTGAGAAGAGCTCTGCTACTTGGGCCGTCCTCTCACGTGTTGCTGGCCTTTGCAATCGTGCCGTCTTCCTATCAAGTCAGGACCATCTTCCAGTTCTTACG CGAGAAACAGCTGGTGATGCTTCAGAGTCCGCTCTGTTGAAGTGTATCGAGCTGTGCTGCGGTTCAGTCACTGAAATGAGAGAAAAGTATCCAAAAGTTGCTGAGATCCCTTTCAACTCCACCAACAAGTATCAG CTCTCAATCCACAAGAATCCCAATTCTTCGGAGTCTAAGCACCTGCTGTTGATGAAGGGAGCCCCTGAGAGAATCTTGGATCGATGCTCTACTATTTTGATTCAAGGGAAAGAGCAGGCTTTGGACGATGAAATGAAAGATGCTTTCCAAAATGCTTATGAAGAACTCGGAGGTCTTGGAGAAAGAGTGCTGG GCTTCTGCCACTTTAGCCTTCCTGATGACCAGTTCCCTGAGGGTTTTGCATTTGATACTGAAGAAGTGAACTTCCCCACTGAGAACCTGTGTTTTGTTGGCCTCATGTCTATGATCGATCCTCCTCGTGCAGCTGTACCAGATGCTGTTTCCAAATGCCGGAGTGCTGGAATCAAG GTTATCATGGTTACTGGTGACCATCCAATCACAGCTAAAGCTATTGCAAAAGGTGTAGGCATCATCTCTGAAGGCAACGAGACTGTGGATGATATTGCAGCCCGGCTGAAAATCCCAGTTGAAGAGGTCAATCCAAG AGATGCCAAGGCCATTGTGATCCATGGTGGTGAACTGAAGAACATGACCCCAGAACAGCTGGATGAGGTCCTCCATCACCATACAGAAATTGTGTTTGCCAGAACTTCTCCACAACAAAAGCTGATCATCGTGGAAGGCTGTCAGCGACAG GGTGCGATTGTAGCTGTAACCGGTGATGGTGTCAATGATTCTCCCGCTCTGAAGAAGGCTGATATTGGTGTGGCTATGGGTATCGCTGGATCTGATGTATCTAAACAGGCTGCTGACATGATCCTCTTGGACGACAACTTTGCCTCAATTGTCACTGGAGTAGAAGAAG GACGTCTGATCTTTGACAACTTGAAGAAGTCTATCGCCTACACGCTGACTAGTAAGATTCCTGAGATGTCACCCTTCCTCTTTTTTGTCCTTGTGGGTATTCCTCTACCTTTGGGCACCATCACCATTCTCTGCATTGACCTGGGCACTGACATG GTTCCTGCGATCTCACTGGCCTATGAAACTGCTGAAAGTGACATCATGAAGAGACAACCCAGAAATGCTGAAAAAGATCGGCTGGTGAATGAGAGGCTCATCAGTATGAGCTATGGTCAAATTG GGATGATGCAAGCAGTTGGTGGGTTCTTTACTTACTTTGTAATTCTTGCTGAGAATGGATTCTTGCCCAAGGATCTGGTGGGAATTCGAATTGGGTGGGAAGACAGATTTGTCAGTGACTTGGAAGACAGCTATGGCCAGCAATGG ACCTATGAGCGCAGGAAGATTGTGGAGTATACATGCCACACAGCCTTCTTTACCAGTATTGTGATTGTGCAGTGGACTGACCTGCTCATCTGCAAAACCAGGAGGCTTTCCATCTTTCAACAGGGAATGAA gaATAGAGTCCTCACCTTTGGTCTGTGTGTGGAAACGGCTCTGGCAGCATTCTTATCCTACTGCCCAGGCATGGATGTTGCTGTCCGGATGTATCCAATGAA ACCATTGTGGTGGTTCTGTGCTATGCCATATTCACTGCTCATTTTCATCTATGATGAAGTTAGAAAATACATTCTTAGGCAGAACCCAGGAG GCTGGGTGGAACTAGAAACATACTACTAA
- the LOC113044622 gene encoding CD48 antigen-like isoform X2 produces the protein MSHLKYWMSVSCALFITIGAASGQEEKVYGEVGRSVSFGATSLNPPVSSIIWKQKSELVIKAIEWDEADGVNAPNPRFKDITTLDNTTGQITITTLKSEHSGIYTIDINSKEQGKRFMLEVLPPLPKPVIKIDRPDENSVFVYLICEYSETIIWYNSAGEKLDVKDHIPKGKFITVHKNGHPDDYYTCTIKNEVSEKTSDKVFRRDLFEEGGSPWIVPVVILILILVLIIVFVILYKVWETFHKIVHNNLKDTPCIVILNLLDGKNSEDIQSGEESTKMTNAQPDGEPTDAQPDGEPTDPKPLESGEQNENSPKK, from the exons GTCAAGAAGAGAAAGTTTATGGTGAAGTCGGTCGTTCAGTGTCTTTTGGTGCGACCAGCTTAAATCCTCCTGTCAGCAGCATTATATGGAAACAAAAAAGTGAACTTGTTATAAAAGCGATTGAATGGGATGAAGCTGATGGTGTTAACGCCCCGAATCCGAGATTCAAAGACATCACAACTCTTGATAACACGACTGGACAAATCACTATAACTACATTAAAATCCGAGCATAGTGGAATTTATACCATCGACATCAACAGTAAAGAACAGGGAAAAAGATTCATGTTGGAAGTTTTGC caCCGCTCCCCAAACCTGTGATAAAAATAGATAGGCCCGATGAAAACtctgtttttgtgtatttaatcTGCGAGTACAGTGAAACAATCATCTGGTATAATTCTGCTGGAGAAAAACTGGATGTAAAAGATCACATTCCGAAAGGAAAGTTCATCACGGTTCACAAAAATGGACATCCAGACGACTACTACACATGCACAATCAAGAATGAAGTGAGTGAGAAAACCAGTGACAAGGTCTTTAGGAGAGATCTGTTTGAAG AGGGTGGATCTCCGTGGATAGTTCCCGTCGTCATCCTAATCTTGATACTGGTCctcattattgtttttgttatccTGTATAAGGTCTGGGAAACGTTTCATA AAATTGTTCACAACAATTTGAAAGACACACCATGCATAG TGATTCTGAACCTGCTGGATGGAAAGAATA GTGAAGATATACAGTCTGGTGAGGAATCAACAAAAATGAcca ATGCACAGCCTGATGGGGAACCAACCG ATGCACAGCCTGATGGGGAACCAACCG ATCCAAAACCCCTGGAAAGTGGAGAACAGAATGAGAAttcacctaaaaaataa